Below is a genomic region from Deinococcus koreensis.
ATTTCAGCGACTACATCAAGCCGGTCATCAACTACTACACCATCGGCGGCAAGGTCAATTCGCTCCCCTTCAACTCCAGTTCTCCGGTGCTGTACTACAACCAGGATCTCATGAAGAAGGCGGGGCTGAACCCCAAACAGCCGCCCACCACCTACGGCGGGCTCCTGAAGGCCTGCCAGAAGATCGAGGCCGCCAAGCTCGGCGCCACCTGCTTCGGCATGAGCCTGAACGGCTGGTTCATCGAGCAGTGGATGGCGCAGCAGGGCGCCCCGCTGCTGAACAACGGCAACGGCCGCTCGGGCCGCGCCACCGCCACTGCGCTCGATTCGGCCGCCGCGAAGAACATCTTCACCTTCTTCAAGACGCTGCAGGACAACAAGTACTACACCTACACCGGCAAGCTGGAGGACTGGGACGGCTCCGACGCCATCTTCACCAACCAGAAGACGGTGTTCCACATCACCTCGACGGCCGACATCGGCAACATCCGCGACGCGGCCAAGACCAGCGGCTTCACGGTGGGCGTGGGCGTGCTGCCCATTCCCGACGGCAGCAAGCGCAACGGCGTGGTCATCGGCGGCGCGAGCCTGTGGATCTCCAAGGGCATTCCCAAGCCCCAGGCGGAAGCCGCGCTGGATTTCGCGCTGTACATGACCAACACCAAGAACATGGCCGACTGGCACAAGCTGACCGGCTACTACCCGGTGCGCCAGAGCTCCATCGACCTGCTGCGCAAGCAGGGCTGGTTCACCCAGACCCCGCTGCAGCTGGTGGCCTTCAACCAGCTGACCCGCACCGTGCCCAGCCCCGCCACCGCCGGCGGCCTGAACGGGGCGGCCATCCAGACCCGCAAGATCATGGAAGAGGGCGTACAGAAGGTGCTGGCCGGGCAGAGCGTGGACGCCGCCCTGAAGGAAACCAAGGCCCGCGCCGACGCCGCGCTGGCCGAGTACAACGCCAACTTCAAGTAAGCCAGCTCCAGGTCAGATAGGGGGCCGGAGTTCTGCTCACGAGTACCTCCGCGTCGTTCCCAGCATCCGCACCCTGTCTCCGGGTGCGGATGCTGGGTTTGGGCAGGAAAGAGGGCCGCAGGGCAGCGCGCGCCGGGTGACACCATTCCAGGCTGACACCGTGACCATGTGCGGCTGGACAGCATCCCCGGCCTTCCCACCCCGGACGTACCCAGCCCTTTCACCAGAGGTGTTCCCTTGCTGAAACCCACCCCCGCTCCCGCCGCCGAGGTCGAGGAACGCGCCGTCTTCGGGGGCCGCGCGCTGCCCTGGCTGTTCCTGCTGCCCAGCCTGGCCATCCTGGCGGTGTTCATCTACCTGCCGGCGCTGCAGACCCTGCGGCTGGCCGCCTACAGGGCCAACGTGATCCTGGGCACCGAGCGCTTCGTGGGGCTGGCGAACTTCGCCGAACTGCTGTCCAGCCCGACCTACCTGCAGGTGGTGGCCCAGACGCTGGTGTTCACCGTGCTCACCGTGTCGCTGGGCCTGCTGTGCTCGCTCGCGCTGGCGTGGCTCGCCAGCCGGCCCGTGCGCGGCGCCAAGACCTACCGCCTGCTGCTGATCTACCCCTACGCCCTGAGCCCCGCCATCGCCGGCACGCTGTGGCTCTTCCTCTTCAACCCCGAGATCGGGGTGGTCAACCAGCTGCTGGGCGCCGCCTTCCAGATCAAGCCGCGCTGGCTGGACACGCCGCTGCTGGCCTTCGGGCTGGTCACGCTGGCCGCCATCTGGAAGGGGCTGGCGTACAACATCGTGTTCTACCTCGCCTCGATCCAGAACCTGCCGGGCGACGTGATGGAGGCCGCGCAGATCGACGGCGCCACGCCCGCGCAGGTCTTCTGGCGGGTGGCCTTCCCGCTGCTCACCCCCATCACGTTTTTCCTGGTGTTCACGAACATCATCGCCGCGCTCTTCGATTCCTTCGCGCTGACCGACATCCTCACGCGCGGGGGGCCGTACACCGGCAACGCGGGGGCCACGACTTTTCTCGTGTACCAGCTCTACCAGGACGGCTTCGTGAACTTCAAGACGGGTGCGGCCGCCGCACAGGCCGCGCTGATGCTGGTGCTGGTGGCCTTCATCACCTTCATGCAGTTCCGGGTGGGCGAGCGGCGGGTGCACTATGGGGGCTGAGA
It encodes:
- a CDS encoding carbohydrate ABC transporter permease → MLKPTPAPAAEVEERAVFGGRALPWLFLLPSLAILAVFIYLPALQTLRLAAYRANVILGTERFVGLANFAELLSSPTYLQVVAQTLVFTVLTVSLGLLCSLALAWLASRPVRGAKTYRLLLIYPYALSPAIAGTLWLFLFNPEIGVVNQLLGAAFQIKPRWLDTPLLAFGLVTLAAIWKGLAYNIVFYLASIQNLPGDVMEAAQIDGATPAQVFWRVAFPLLTPITFFLVFTNIIAALFDSFALTDILTRGGPYTGNAGATTFLVYQLYQDGFVNFKTGAAAAQAALMLVLVAFITFMQFRVGERRVHYGG
- a CDS encoding ABC transporter substrate-binding protein, which produces MRKLTLMLALFGTASAQTTVEFWHSFGDAKRTGWIQARADEFNKANPGIKVVPSYKGSYNDSLQATILAARQNKPPAMVQIFEVGSQLALDSGAFQPVSAVKNVDFSDYIKPVINYYTIGGKVNSLPFNSSSPVLYYNQDLMKKAGLNPKQPPTTYGGLLKACQKIEAAKLGATCFGMSLNGWFIEQWMAQQGAPLLNNGNGRSGRATATALDSAAAKNIFTFFKTLQDNKYYTYTGKLEDWDGSDAIFTNQKTVFHITSTADIGNIRDAAKTSGFTVGVGVLPIPDGSKRNGVVIGGASLWISKGIPKPQAEAALDFALYMTNTKNMADWHKLTGYYPVRQSSIDLLRKQGWFTQTPLQLVAFNQLTRTVPSPATAGGLNGAAIQTRKIMEEGVQKVLAGQSVDAALKETKARADAALAEYNANFK